In the genome of Vicia villosa cultivar HV-30 ecotype Madison, WI linkage group LG7, Vvil1.0, whole genome shotgun sequence, one region contains:
- the LOC131619006 gene encoding uncharacterized protein LOC131619006 yields the protein MQKTNTNIEMLRVQALSILCTPYPFLDFHGVSPIQEKLDPQSSIKHDIWSDAVFDFDGVSFNQDNLDPHCNTKEQINNEASLDFEGFTPVQDKSNLCCSIKEQIQNNDEENIEEREFSFPCADVQGMRIFADDIFENGQIRKLIPHLHQSLLLTSTSKSFASPVRPCLKKIFIINSVCPQSRSDVISKEPQNELLENITFVEMKDSTESYKKSNSTGSSNLWRCRQNMNLRCNSDHKDSLVLLNPSAPKNHVKTKVESIVVEKRKEDHPKNALSTYEKLYLTNKTRKGSNKRRSFLPYKHQLLGFFTNMNGLSKNLHPF from the coding sequence ATGCagaaaacaaacacaaatatTGAGATGTTAAGAGTGCAAGCATTATCAATTCTATGTACACCTTACCCTTTCCTTGATTTTCATGGTGTATCTCCCATTCAAGAAAAATTAGATCCACAAAGTAGCATAAAACACGATATATGGAGCGACGCCGTTTTTGATTTTGATGGTGTTTCTTTCAATCAAGATAATCTTGATCCACATTGTAACACAAAGGAGCAAATTAACAACGAAGCTTCTCTAGATTTTGAAGGCTTCACCCCCGTTCAAGATAAAAGTAATTTATGTTGTAGCATTAAAGAACAAATTCAAAAcaatgatgaagaaaatattgAAGAACGAGAGTTTAGTTTTCCATGTGCTGATGTCCAAGGAATGAGAATATTCGCCGATGACATTTTTGAAAACGGacaaataagaaaattaattcCTCATTTGCACCAATCTCTTCTTTTAACTTCCACCTCAAAAAGTTTTGCCTCACCTGTTCGGCCTTGTCTAAAGaagatatttattattaattcagTATGTCCACAATCAAGATCAGATGTTATTTCTAAAGAACCTCAAAATGAGTTATTAGAAAATATAACATTCGTTGAGATGAAGGACTCCACCGAATCTTACAAAAAAAGCAACTCCACAGGATCATCAAATTTGTGGAGATGTAGGCAAAACATGAATCTTAGATGTAATAGTGACCATAAGGATTCTTTAGTTTTATTGAATCCTTCTGCGCCAAAAAATCATGTCAAGACAAAAGTTGAAAGCATCGTCGTTGAAAAAAGGAAGGAAGACCACCCGAAAAATGCATTATCAACTTATGAGAAGCTTTATTTGACTAATAAAACAAGGAAAGGGAGCAATAAACGAAGATCATTTTTGCCATATAAACACCAATTACTTGGGTTCTTTACAAACATGAATGGATTAAGTAAGAACCTGCACCCTTTCTAA